The following are encoded in a window of Geobacter metallireducens GS-15 genomic DNA:
- a CDS encoding PfkB family carbohydrate kinase: MGTGRNGGRAIVATGLGQCCWDTLAVVDSYPSPDSKAEAAVWAEQAGGPTATALVALARLGIPCRFAGVVGDDDAGSRIRQALDSEGVDGAFLVTRRRGASQRAFIMIERGSGRRTIVWRRPTGDPLDPREVPDAFLAGSSLLLLDGLMADASLHAAGRARSLGIPVMVDAGRMRPGMLDITRQCDYVVAAEQFFLDLGWDRTPEHFRGLAADLGAPVVTVTLGAAGSLTWSGHEPFHVPAFTVDAVDTTGAGDVFHGGYGYGILQGWSVRETVVFASAMAAMKCRQVGAQQGIPRLPDVLEFLTRRTITVLSNPQTEVSP; encoded by the coding sequence ATGGGAACTGGCCGTAACGGGGGGCGTGCGATTGTAGCGACAGGCTTGGGACAGTGCTGCTGGGATACCCTTGCGGTGGTCGATTCCTATCCGTCCCCCGACAGCAAGGCCGAAGCCGCGGTCTGGGCGGAACAGGCTGGCGGGCCCACGGCCACGGCGCTGGTGGCCTTGGCGCGGCTCGGGATACCCTGCCGCTTCGCGGGTGTGGTGGGAGATGACGATGCCGGCAGCCGGATCCGGCAGGCCCTCGATTCCGAGGGGGTGGATGGGGCGTTTCTGGTCACGAGGCGCAGGGGAGCATCACAGCGGGCGTTCATCATGATCGAACGGGGGAGCGGCCGCCGGACAATCGTCTGGCGGCGTCCCACTGGTGATCCCCTTGATCCCCGTGAGGTGCCCGATGCCTTCCTTGCCGGCAGCTCCCTCCTCCTCCTGGACGGGCTCATGGCCGACGCTTCGCTCCATGCCGCCGGAAGGGCGCGGAGCCTCGGCATCCCGGTCATGGTGGATGCGGGGCGGATGCGGCCCGGCATGCTCGACATCACCCGGCAGTGCGATTACGTGGTGGCGGCGGAGCAATTCTTCCTGGACCTGGGGTGGGATCGCACGCCGGAGCATTTCAGGGGGCTGGCGGCCGACCTCGGCGCGCCGGTGGTCACCGTGACCCTTGGCGCGGCAGGAAGCCTCACCTGGAGCGGACACGAGCCGTTTCACGTCCCCGCCTTCACGGTGGATGCGGTCGATACCACCGGTGCCGGCGACGTCTTCCACGGCGGTTACGGCTATGGCATCCTCCAGGGATGGAGTGTGCGGGAGACGGTCGTCTTCGCCTCGGCCATGGCCGCCATGAAGTGCCGTCAGGTGGGGGCCCAGCAGGGGATACCCCGTCTCCCCGACGTGTTGGAATTCCTGACGCGGAGAACTATAACGGTGCTTTCGAACCCACAGACAGAGGTCAGTCCGTGA
- the hpnI gene encoding bacteriohopanetetrol glucosamine biosynthesis glycosyltransferase HpnI, with translation MLTTVLPFLCILPPLAYGVIALGCARSYFGRRRPAPGHTPPISILKPVKGMDAGSFDNFASFCRQEYPAPWQIVFAVADPADPVIPVIGRLMGEFPAIDMELVVDATIHGPNHKVSNLINACPKAKHDLLIVCDSDIRVSPDYLREVAAPFADQQVGLVTSLYRSPGVAGAATAVEAMGFTVEMIPNVMVAMKLEGLSFALGASMAVRREALEAIGGFAALADYLADDYQLGNKVHKVGWRLELSDCFVESVMHREDLATVLSRQLRWSRTMRVSRPGGYLGSGITQSFPMACLALALSGFSGAGWGAVLLLYLVRAAVAMAFSRCYVKDGIFPRWLWLLPLRDFLAFATWALSFAGNRVRWRGNLFRLLPGGKIVELPKTFETRGNGATE, from the coding sequence ATGCTCACCACGGTGCTCCCGTTTCTCTGCATCCTCCCTCCCCTTGCCTACGGCGTTATCGCCCTCGGTTGCGCCCGGTCCTACTTTGGCCGCCGGCGCCCCGCGCCGGGGCACACGCCCCCCATTTCGATCCTCAAGCCGGTAAAGGGGATGGACGCCGGGAGCTTTGACAACTTCGCCTCCTTCTGTCGCCAGGAGTATCCTGCCCCGTGGCAGATCGTCTTTGCCGTCGCTGACCCCGCCGACCCGGTGATTCCCGTCATCGGGCGGCTCATGGGGGAGTTTCCCGCCATCGACATGGAGCTGGTGGTGGACGCCACCATCCACGGCCCGAACCACAAGGTCTCGAACCTGATCAACGCCTGCCCCAAGGCAAAGCACGATCTCCTCATCGTCTGCGACAGCGACATCCGGGTCTCCCCCGACTACCTCCGGGAGGTGGCGGCCCCCTTCGCCGACCAACAGGTGGGGCTCGTCACCTCCCTCTACCGCAGCCCCGGCGTGGCGGGCGCCGCCACGGCCGTGGAGGCCATGGGATTCACGGTGGAGATGATTCCCAACGTCATGGTGGCCATGAAGCTGGAGGGGCTCTCCTTTGCCCTGGGGGCCTCCATGGCGGTGCGCCGGGAGGCTCTGGAGGCAATCGGCGGCTTTGCCGCCCTGGCCGATTACCTGGCCGACGACTACCAGCTCGGCAACAAGGTCCACAAGGTGGGGTGGCGGCTGGAACTCTCCGACTGCTTCGTGGAGAGCGTCATGCACCGGGAGGATCTGGCCACGGTCCTCTCCCGCCAGCTCCGCTGGTCGCGCACCATGCGGGTCTCGCGCCCCGGCGGCTACCTCGGCTCCGGCATCACCCAGTCATTTCCCATGGCCTGTCTGGCGCTGGCCCTTTCCGGATTTTCCGGCGCCGGCTGGGGGGCCGTCCTCCTCCTCTACCTAGTCCGCGCCGCCGTGGCCATGGCCTTCAGCCGCTGTTACGTGAAGGACGGCATTTTTCCCCGCTGGCTCTGGCTCCTTCCCCTGCGGGACTTCCTCGCCTTCGCCACCTGGGCCCTCTCCTTCGCGGGAAACCGCGTCCGCTGGCGGGGAAACCTGTTCCGGCTTCTTCCCGGCGGCAAGATCGTTGAATTGCCAAAAACATTTGAAACACGGGGCAACGGAGCAACGGAGTAA
- a CDS encoding translocation/assembly module TamB domain-containing protein encodes MKRAVAYLLVVLILGAFLAGGIASRWLLGTPEGARWLLAAASRLTSLTITARQVEGRAGRDLRLGGVRVAWSTGYLEAERLRFRWHPLLLLTGTVAVRELSLDRVMIQDNAPPSTTAPDLAWPVVTGIGARIDGFVDEVGITGLRYRRRTGPMQELGDLSARVTWHDRILTVGRLSVKTPAGTMAGQVTAAFERPALRADLIAATADPIAGFRRFTLATRLTPARAPEQMAGPLSLTATDGAKRSATLAGKVGMTHSGFTLHALRLAEAGRRGTVTADGSVTLTASDPVADLRATLDALDLAPETGIATNLSGTVALAGTWRDYKGRVDLANAGKAWRAARLAAAVKGTDTGMAFSSLAGDLLGGKVNGALNLGWDKGFALSGSLRGRGLDPARITPGWNGTVNLDLAGGARWAGTPLPTGTVNLTLRESRLRGYPLTGALDARSDGSDLQIRELALHGRGFDLDAQGALRERISFTAAITDLGGLVPDTRGRLALEGWTRYRNDRLGGSITGTGKDLGTGTATIAAAEFSASLADDAAGALAARVRLTGVSAGTFRADTAAITAAGTLQRHVVDGELRSGEYSAAATFAGGYADGSWRGRITRLAARDPAGPVHLAAPADLAVTPASITLSPLVLAGTGGERLELAADLGRKTLLGTVRGNWHELDLAHAAPWLPREYHLAGRLSGNATAHLLPDVRMDLAGRGSLAAGSFRWAGTDGEITAAGARAEFSLSWRGGLGGSARPRPDDRLIFTGDATAQAAVTAGGQEIAVPKLALALQGGPEGMEARLDLGSADGGTLQARFSSRGAARFAVPERGEFTASWKGLDLALARPWLPKGVDLSGRLAGDAGGSLLPGARIEARGTAAISEGTIRRHDGVREYTAHLRQADASWNWRDTALAGNLSLTLAEYGEAKGTFRLPLVARIPTTLDPQGAVQGTLAGEFRERGVLALLFPGLVQESHGTLRLDLGVDGTWQAPRLGGTFALADAGAYLPPAGIRLDGVALNGRLAGNEITIESLRAKSGAGTLTATAVIGLDRWRVASYRGTVTGDRFQTVNIPEVQMLATPKLTFEGTPAKVAVRGEITVPELLVTAAGTGGPVKSSPDVVLEGAPPHEETEFPLALDIRIGVTLGDRVIVKTEGIDAQLGGSVDLAILGPDRVTSTGAIRVIKGHYSTYGVKLEIVRGRVFYAGGPIDRPTLDFLALRTEGDVKAGVTVTGTADQPVVKLYSEPAMPDTEILSYIVLGRPLSGDQGDTGLLMKAAGALLSAGQSVSLQDQLRQRIGIDVLDVSGAKGTSYGGYRKIAVAPGGTAASTAGIGETMVTVGKYLTPDLYLSYGRSLFSERNQVVLRYRLMKQLEIETQAGTELGADITYRIDFD; translated from the coding sequence GTGAAACGGGCCGTTGCCTACCTTCTCGTGGTGCTGATTCTGGGAGCCTTCCTGGCCGGAGGGATTGCCAGCCGCTGGCTCCTGGGGACTCCGGAGGGGGCCCGCTGGCTCCTGGCGGCCGCCTCCCGCCTCACCTCCCTGACCATCACGGCACGGCAGGTGGAAGGACGGGCGGGGCGCGACCTGCGCCTCGGGGGGGTACGCGTCGCATGGTCCACGGGGTATCTGGAAGCGGAGCGGCTCCGGTTCCGGTGGCACCCCCTGCTCCTCCTCACCGGTACCGTGGCGGTGCGGGAGCTCTCCCTGGACCGGGTCATGATCCAGGACAACGCCCCTCCGAGCACCACCGCGCCGGATCTCGCCTGGCCCGTCGTCACCGGCATCGGTGCCCGCATCGACGGTTTCGTGGACGAGGTGGGGATCACGGGACTCCGCTACCGGCGCAGGACCGGGCCGATGCAGGAGCTGGGGGATCTGTCCGCACGCGTCACCTGGCACGACCGGATCCTTACCGTGGGCAGGCTCTCCGTCAAGACCCCCGCCGGCACCATGGCTGGCCAGGTGACGGCGGCCTTTGAACGGCCGGCTCTCCGGGCCGACCTTATCGCTGCCACAGCTGATCCGATTGCCGGGTTCCGCCGCTTCACCCTGGCAACACGGCTCACGCCAGCCCGCGCCCCGGAGCAGATGGCGGGGCCCCTCTCCCTCACCGCCACCGACGGGGCAAAGCGCTCCGCAACCCTGGCGGGGAAGGTGGGAATGACGCACTCCGGCTTCACCCTCCACGCTCTCCGCCTCGCCGAAGCGGGGAGGCGCGGCACCGTCACCGCCGACGGCTCCGTCACCCTCACGGCGAGCGACCCGGTGGCGGACCTGCGGGCCACGCTCGACGCCCTGGACCTGGCCCCGGAAACGGGAATCGCCACGAACCTCTCCGGCACCGTGGCCCTCGCCGGAACCTGGCGGGACTACAAGGGACGCGTCGACCTGGCCAATGCCGGCAAGGCTTGGCGGGCCGCCCGGCTGGCCGCGGCGGTGAAGGGAACCGACACGGGAATGGCGTTCTCCTCCCTGGCCGGGGACCTCCTGGGGGGGAAGGTGAACGGAGCCCTGAACCTCGGGTGGGACAAAGGGTTCGCCCTCTCCGGCTCCCTGCGGGGGCGGGGCCTCGACCCGGCGCGGATCACCCCCGGCTGGAACGGCACGGTAAACCTGGACCTGGCAGGGGGCGCCCGCTGGGCCGGCACCCCCCTCCCCACGGGGACGGTGAACCTCACCCTGCGGGAGAGCCGCCTGCGGGGGTACCCCCTCACCGGCGCCCTGGACGCCCGCTCCGACGGCAGCGACCTGCAGATCAGGGAGCTTGCCCTCCACGGCAGGGGGTTCGACCTGGATGCCCAAGGGGCGCTCCGGGAGCGGATCAGCTTCACGGCCGCCATCACCGACCTGGGGGGGCTTGTCCCCGACACCCGGGGACGCCTCGCCCTCGAAGGGTGGACCCGCTACCGCAACGACCGGCTGGGGGGGAGCATCACGGGGACGGGAAAAGACCTGGGCACCGGCACCGCAACCATTGCCGCCGCTGAGTTCTCGGCAAGCCTTGCCGATGACGCGGCGGGAGCCCTCGCCGCCCGCGTCCGCCTGACCGGGGTGAGTGCCGGAACGTTCCGGGCCGACACCGCCGCCATCACTGCGGCAGGCACCCTCCAACGCCACGTCGTCGACGGGGAGCTTCGCTCCGGCGAGTACTCCGCCGCCGCAACCTTCGCCGGCGGTTATGCCGACGGGAGCTGGCGCGGCCGGATTACCCGCCTCGCGGCCCGGGACCCTGCGGGACCGGTGCACCTCGCGGCCCCGGCAGACCTGGCCGTCACCCCCGCCTCCATCACCCTCTCCCCCCTCGTTCTTGCGGGCACCGGGGGCGAACGGCTGGAATTGGCGGCGGACCTGGGCCGCAAGACGCTTCTGGGTACCGTGCGGGGGAACTGGCATGAGCTGGACCTGGCCCACGCCGCCCCCTGGCTCCCCCGGGAGTACCACCTTGCGGGACGCCTCTCGGGGAACGCCACGGCCCACCTGCTGCCGGATGTCCGCATGGACCTTGCGGGGCGGGGAAGCCTGGCCGCCGGCTCCTTCCGGTGGGCCGGAACCGACGGCGAAATAACCGCCGCCGGCGCCCGGGCCGAATTCTCCCTCTCCTGGCGGGGTGGGCTCGGGGGAAGCGCCCGGCCCCGGCCCGATGACCGGCTGATATTCACCGGCGACGCCACGGCCCAGGCTGCGGTTACGGCAGGAGGGCAGGAGATTGCCGTCCCGAAACTGGCCCTCGCCCTCCAGGGGGGACCGGAGGGGATGGAGGCGCGACTCGACCTGGGGAGCGCCGATGGCGGGACGCTGCAGGCCCGCTTCTCTTCCCGGGGGGCGGCCCGCTTTGCCGTGCCCGAGCGGGGCGAGTTCACCGCTTCGTGGAAAGGGCTCGATCTGGCCCTGGCCCGGCCATGGCTTCCGAAGGGGGTGGACCTCTCGGGCCGCCTCGCCGGGGATGCCGGGGGAAGCCTCCTCCCCGGCGCCCGCATCGAGGCCCGGGGCACGGCAGCCATAAGCGAGGGGACCATCCGTCGGCACGACGGGGTGCGGGAGTACACGGCCCACCTGCGGCAGGCCGACGCCTCCTGGAACTGGCGCGACACGGCCCTGGCAGGGAATCTCTCCCTGACCCTCGCCGAGTATGGGGAGGCCAAGGGCACCTTCCGACTCCCCCTGGTTGCCCGGATCCCGACCACCCTCGATCCCCAGGGGGCGGTACAGGGCACCCTCGCCGGGGAATTCCGGGAGCGGGGCGTGCTCGCCCTCCTCTTCCCGGGACTGGTCCAGGAGAGCCACGGCACGCTCCGGCTCGACCTCGGCGTCGACGGCACCTGGCAGGCCCCCCGCCTCGGCGGCACCTTCGCCCTGGCCGATGCCGGCGCCTACCTTCCGCCGGCGGGGATCCGCCTCGACGGTGTCGCCCTCAACGGCCGCCTCGCCGGCAACGAGATCACCATCGAGTCCCTCAGGGCCAAGTCGGGTGCCGGCACCCTCACCGCCACCGCCGTGATCGGGCTTGACCGGTGGCGCGTTGCCAGCTACCGGGGAACCGTGACCGGCGACCGGTTCCAGACGGTCAACATCCCCGAGGTCCAGATGCTCGCCACCCCGAAGCTCACCTTCGAGGGGACTCCGGCCAAGGTGGCGGTCCGGGGGGAGATCACCGTCCCCGAGCTCCTCGTCACCGCAGCGGGGACCGGCGGCCCCGTCAAATCAAGCCCCGACGTGGTCCTGGAGGGCGCGCCCCCCCACGAAGAGACAGAGTTTCCCCTGGCCCTCGACATCAGGATCGGGGTGACCCTCGGCGACCGGGTGATCGTCAAGACAGAAGGAATCGATGCCCAGCTCGGCGGCAGCGTGGACCTGGCGATCCTGGGCCCCGACCGGGTAACGAGCACCGGCGCCATCAGGGTAATCAAAGGGCACTACAGCACCTACGGGGTAAAGCTGGAGATCGTGCGGGGAAGGGTCTTCTACGCCGGGGGGCCCATCGACCGGCCGACCCTCGACTTTCTGGCGCTGCGCACCGAGGGGGACGTGAAGGCGGGGGTCACGGTGACCGGTACCGCGGATCAGCCGGTGGTCAAGCTCTACTCGGAGCCGGCGATGCCCGACACGGAGATCCTCTCCTACATCGTCCTGGGGCGTCCCCTGAGCGGGGACCAGGGAGATACCGGCCTCCTGATGAAGGCGGCCGGGGCGCTCCTGTCGGCGGGACAGTCGGTCTCCCTGCAGGACCAGTTGAGGCAGCGGATAGGAATCGACGTGCTCGACGTCTCCGGGGCAAAGGGGACGTCCTACGGAGGATACCGCAAGATTGCCGTCGCCCCCGGCGGTACGGCGGCATCAACGGCGGGAATCGGGGAAACGATGGTGACGGTGGGGAAATATCTGACCCCCGATCTCTACCTGAGCTACGGGAGGTCCCTCTTCAGCGAGCGGAATCAGGTGGTCCTCCGCTACCGGCTCATGAAACAGCTGGAGATCGAAACCCAGGCCGGCACCGAACTGGGGGCGGACATAACCTACCGGATCGACTTCGATTAA
- a CDS encoding sensor histidine kinase — protein MTQLSLKTRMAVGVALLFLCFGSVTGFFALTYFQQKFKESISTHQEALLSSLADDLDSKILFAQKSLEAFAPKLTENVLRNEGKLQQALDDKTTLHLLFDALIVFSPEGKLLTESPQKLEIRGRDYSFRDYFKKTVATGKPQISTPFVSTYAPGHPAVMLTFPLFDAKGRMTAILAGHVDLLGENFLTDLGRLTIGKSGYAVVIDGNRTRLIHPDRSRIMTPVPVGLNPLFDRAMAGFDGSGETVNARGVQVLASYKHLRSVNWILGTVYPLDEAYASLYRARGYFVSAMVLGLVLMLLVSWYAMQRLISPLSHLTGHIKAMAAEPEAGGRTVPVESNDEIGTLATAFNTMMGALREKQESLRRAVARAEDEREKSDAIIAAIGEGISIQDRNFRILYQNEEHRKITGGNHVGKFCYEAYRHNDHVCDDCPVAQCFADDKVHMRENRNTSGGGAEYVAISASPLRDATGEIVAGIELVRDITERKRTEQQIRTLNAELEQRVRERTEELEQSLREMETFCYTVSHDLRTPLRGIHGFSSILQQDYAERLDQEGKEYLQRIGGAANRMGELIDDLLELSRVNRDELRRVPVDLTTLAGEIADDLTRSQPERKVEFVIAPGLRATGDPSLLGAVLANIIHNAWKFSSRNPAARIEVGSRTDGEEQAFYVRDNGVGFDMQYADKLFLPFHRLHAAEGFEGTGIGLATVQRIIERHGGRVWAESAPGKGATFFFTVQDEKNT, from the coding sequence GTGACACAACTCAGTCTCAAGACCCGCATGGCAGTTGGAGTCGCCCTCCTGTTCCTCTGTTTCGGTTCGGTGACCGGATTTTTCGCCCTCACCTACTTCCAGCAGAAATTCAAGGAGAGCATCTCCACCCACCAGGAGGCGCTCCTCTCGTCCCTTGCCGATGACCTGGACAGCAAAATCCTCTTCGCCCAGAAATCCCTGGAGGCGTTTGCCCCCAAACTGACGGAGAATGTGCTTCGGAATGAGGGGAAACTCCAGCAGGCCCTTGACGACAAGACCACCCTCCATCTCCTCTTCGATGCCCTGATCGTATTCTCCCCCGAGGGGAAGCTCCTCACCGAAAGCCCCCAAAAGCTCGAGATCCGGGGACGTGATTATTCCTTCCGGGACTATTTCAAAAAGACCGTCGCGACCGGAAAGCCCCAGATCAGCACCCCGTTTGTTTCCACCTATGCCCCGGGCCATCCGGCGGTCATGCTGACGTTCCCGCTTTTTGACGCCAAAGGGCGCATGACCGCCATCCTGGCCGGCCATGTGGATCTGCTGGGAGAGAACTTCCTGACGGACCTGGGCCGACTGACCATCGGCAAGAGCGGCTATGCGGTAGTGATCGACGGCAACAGGACACGGCTCATACACCCGGACAGGTCGCGCATCATGACGCCGGTTCCGGTAGGGCTCAATCCGCTCTTCGACCGGGCCATGGCCGGATTTGACGGGAGCGGCGAAACGGTGAACGCCAGAGGGGTTCAGGTCCTTGCCTCTTACAAACACCTTCGCTCCGTCAACTGGATTCTGGGGACCGTCTATCCCCTCGATGAGGCGTATGCGTCCCTCTACCGGGCGCGGGGGTATTTTGTGAGCGCCATGGTGCTGGGGCTCGTCCTGATGCTCCTGGTGAGCTGGTATGCCATGCAGCGGCTGATTTCACCCCTCTCGCACCTGACCGGCCATATCAAGGCAATGGCTGCCGAACCCGAGGCGGGGGGGCGGACGGTGCCGGTGGAGTCAAACGACGAGATCGGCACCCTTGCCACCGCCTTCAACACCATGATGGGCGCCCTCAGGGAAAAGCAGGAGTCGCTGCGGAGAGCTGTTGCACGGGCGGAGGACGAGCGGGAGAAGTCTGATGCCATCATTGCTGCCATTGGGGAGGGGATCAGCATCCAGGACCGGAACTTCCGCATACTGTACCAGAACGAGGAACACCGGAAGATTACCGGCGGCAACCACGTGGGTAAATTCTGCTACGAGGCCTACCGTCATAACGACCATGTTTGCGATGACTGTCCCGTGGCCCAATGCTTCGCCGACGACAAGGTTCACATGCGGGAAAACCGGAACACTTCGGGGGGGGGGGCGGAGTATGTGGCAATTTCCGCGTCGCCGCTGCGGGATGCCACTGGCGAGATTGTTGCCGGCATCGAGCTGGTGAGGGATATCACCGAGCGGAAGCGGACGGAGCAACAGATCCGGACCCTCAATGCCGAGCTTGAGCAGCGGGTCAGAGAGCGGACCGAGGAGCTGGAGCAATCCCTGCGGGAGATGGAAACCTTTTGCTATACGGTGTCCCATGACCTCCGCACCCCCCTCAGGGGAATCCATGGGTTCAGCTCCATTCTCCAGCAGGATTACGCCGAACGGCTTGACCAGGAGGGGAAAGAATACCTCCAGCGGATCGGCGGTGCCGCCAACCGCATGGGGGAGCTGATCGACGACCTGTTGGAGCTCTCCCGTGTCAACCGGGACGAGCTGAGGCGGGTTCCGGTGGATCTGACCACCCTGGCCGGGGAGATCGCCGACGACCTCACCCGGAGCCAGCCGGAGCGGAAGGTGGAGTTCGTCATCGCGCCGGGACTCCGGGCCACGGGCGATCCGTCACTGCTGGGGGCGGTCCTGGCAAACATCATCCATAACGCATGGAAGTTCAGCTCCCGCAATCCCGCTGCCCGCATCGAGGTGGGCTCCCGCACTGACGGGGAGGAACAGGCCTTCTACGTGAGGGACAACGGGGTGGGGTTCGACATGCAGTACGCAGACAAGCTCTTCCTTCCCTTCCATCGTCTCCACGCGGCCGAGGGATTCGAGGGGACCGGCATCGGCCTCGCCACGGTCCAGCGGATCATCGAGCGGCACGGCGGCCGGGTCTGGGCCGAGAGCGCACCGGGGAAGGGGGCAACGTTCTTCTTCACCGTCCAAGATGAAAAAAATACTTGA
- a CDS encoding HAD family hydrolase — protein sequence MEHRTSMASIAEIMARPHWVFDLDGTLTVPVHDFAAIRADLGIPDGTDILGHIESLPEEEARRLHQRLDEIEECLAARAEPAAGAVRLVETLHRRGKSLGIVTRNTREIALRVLETIGVGGRFAPDDVLGRHDAQPKPDPHGLAILSTRWGATGRSMVMVGDYLFDLQSGRASGAATVHVDRSGNFRWPELTDIAVESLDELAELLGT from the coding sequence ATGGAGCACCGCACGTCCATGGCCAGTATTGCCGAGATCATGGCACGGCCCCACTGGGTATTTGACCTCGATGGCACCCTGACCGTGCCGGTCCATGACTTCGCGGCCATCCGGGCCGACCTCGGCATCCCGGATGGGACCGATATCCTGGGGCATATCGAGTCGCTTCCCGAGGAGGAGGCGCGGCGCCTTCACCAGCGGCTCGACGAGATCGAGGAATGTCTGGCGGCCCGTGCCGAGCCGGCGGCAGGGGCGGTGCGCCTCGTGGAGACGCTCCACCGCCGGGGGAAGAGTCTCGGGATCGTGACCCGCAACACCCGGGAGATTGCCCTGCGGGTGCTGGAAACCATCGGCGTCGGGGGGCGTTTCGCGCCGGACGATGTCCTGGGGCGCCACGATGCCCAGCCGAAGCCTGATCCCCACGGCCTCGCAATCCTCTCTACCCGGTGGGGGGCCACGGGGAGGTCCATGGTGATGGTTGGGGACTACCTCTTCGATCTCCAGAGCGGCCGGGCATCCGGCGCCGCCACCGTCCACGTGGACCGCAGCGGGAACTTCCGTTGGCCGGAACTGACCGATATCGCCGTGGAGAGCCTCGATGAACTGGCCGAGCTGCTCGGAACATGA
- a CDS encoding IS110-like element ISGme8 family transposase, giving the protein MEPNDAVVGVDVSKEHLDVYLMPTGDQKRVTNDDAGCAELTTWLITNAPCRIVLEATGGLEMLAVSTLSAAGLPVVVVNPRQVRNFAKACGLLAKTDILDAKIIARFAQAIKPEIRPLKDETSQNLAALLARRRQLVEMLVAEKNRVISAAPTVRKGIMTHIAWLTQQIDDVDKDISTLIQSSESWKAKEEILTSVKGIGPVTAATILAALPELGTISRQQLGALVGVCPYNRDSGKFRGKRAISGGRATVRSVLYMATLCAARFNPVIKAFYQRLTSAGKLHKVAITACMRKLLTILNAMVKNNQKWDHSKFTPLLH; this is encoded by the coding sequence ATGGAACCCAATGATGCAGTTGTTGGAGTCGACGTTAGTAAAGAGCATCTTGATGTCTACCTCATGCCAACTGGTGACCAGAAAAGGGTGACTAACGATGATGCCGGTTGTGCTGAGCTGACGACGTGGCTCATTACGAACGCCCCTTGTCGGATTGTTCTCGAAGCCACCGGCGGCTTGGAGATGCTAGCTGTCAGCACCTTATCAGCAGCGGGTCTGCCAGTGGTCGTGGTTAATCCTCGGCAGGTCAGAAACTTTGCCAAAGCATGCGGGCTGCTGGCGAAGACCGATATTCTTGATGCCAAGATCATTGCCCGATTTGCCCAAGCCATCAAGCCTGAAATCAGGCCGCTCAAGGACGAGACAAGCCAAAATCTAGCAGCACTGCTGGCCCGCCGCCGGCAGTTGGTCGAGATGCTTGTGGCGGAAAAAAATCGCGTGATTTCCGCTGCACCTACGGTCCGCAAAGGCATCATGACCCATATTGCCTGGCTGACACAGCAGATCGATGACGTTGATAAAGACATCTCAACTCTTATTCAGTCCAGCGAATCCTGGAAGGCAAAAGAAGAAATCCTTACCAGTGTCAAGGGCATCGGCCCTGTGACTGCGGCCACCATACTGGCAGCACTTCCGGAGTTGGGGACCATTTCCCGACAGCAGCTTGGCGCTCTGGTCGGAGTATGCCCCTATAATCGGGACAGTGGCAAATTCCGTGGAAAGCGCGCAATCTCCGGTGGCAGAGCAACCGTGCGTTCTGTCCTGTACATGGCAACATTGTGTGCCGCCAGGTTTAACCCGGTTATAAAAGCCTTCTATCAACGCCTTACAAGCGCCGGAAAACTTCACAAAGTCGCGATCACCGCTTGCATGCGAAAACTACTCACCATCCTCAATGCCATGGTGAAAAACAACCAGAAGTGGGATCACTCGAAATTCACTCCACTTCTGCACTAA